Within Halonatronomonas betaini, the genomic segment AGATATCAGGGTCATGCATGATAGATTACAGGAATTAGTTAAAATAGATGATTTAACAGGCGTTTCAAGTAGAAGACATTTTCTAGAATATTTAAATAAAATGATTTCATACTCCAAAAGGCAGACTAAACCTTTAACCCTGATTTCCATCGATCTCGATAATTTTAAACTGATTAACGATAAATTGGGCCATAGTACCGGAGATAGAGTATTAGAGGCAGTCGGAAATTTACTAAAAAATGAAATTAGAAATGAAGATATGGCAGCCAGGATAGGTGGCGATGAATTTGCGGTCTTACTTATCGGTACAGATTTGGAAAAGGCTACAATTCTTGCTAGAAGATTAAATCATAATCTCAAAAAAATTAAAATTAAAGGTTTAAACAAAATTATAACAGCCAGTATCGGTTTGACAGAATTAGAAAATTATGATGATAGTGATAGTTTCTTAGAACGGAGCGATAAAGCCCTCTACCAGGCTAAAAACAATGGGAAAGACCAGCTAGCCATCGTTGATTAAGTCTTATATTATGAAATCAAAATAATTAGTTTTGCCATAGGTTCAGTTAATGGTTTTTTATATAACATAATCTTTATAATGTTTTTAACTTATATGATGTATGTCATAGCCCTGCCATAAAATAAATGTAATAACTTATTTTTATGCTGATGGTATTTTAATAGCATAATAATTTAATTTAATGCAGGAATTCTAATGCTTCCAGTTGAATTATAATATTAGAAGAATAATCAAATATTCGAAAGGAGTGGTTGAATGTCTAAAATCTTTAAAAGAAAAAAGTTATTTGGTCTAGTTTGTGTCCTGATACTGGTGCCGTTGATTATCGCAGGCTGTAACAATAACGATGCTAATAATGATGATGTTGCTGATGAAGAAGCAGAAGTAGCTCAGGAAAGCTTACTCACAGATGATCTCACCTATACCAACCTATATAGTTCAGATATCGGTCTTGATATTTACTGGGAATTCAATGAAGACGAAGATGCACTCCATATGATGTTAGAAAGCCCTGGTAGCGGCTGGCTATCAGTCGGTTTTGATGCTACAACCAGGATGAATGAGGCAAAAATTATTATTGCTGGTTTTGATGGGGATGATAACTTTCAGCTAGAAGAGCATATTGGAACTTCTCCTACTAGCCATGAACAGATTGATGAAATCTATATAACAGAAAGCACAGGAGAGCGAGAAGAAGATAGCTCAATTGCAGAATTTATTATACCTCTGGATGGAGATTCAAGATATGCTATAGAACCAGGCGAAACCTATGAAGTGATAGTAGCTTTCCATAGTGATGACGATAGCTTTATGCAGAGACATACCCAGCGAGCGTCAGTTGAAATTGATTTTTAAATTAAATATATTTATCAAGCCCTCACTAATTTCACCTTCCTAAATTAGTGAGGGCTCAGCAATTACAAACTTTTGTATTATTTGTTAAAATTAAAAAAACATGTTATTATTAATTAACATAGAATGTATTCTAAAAATTATAATAATTAGAATTAAGTTATCTTAATCCATAGAGCAGATTTGCTTAGTAATATTCGCAGAAGAAATATTTAGGGGGAAAACTAATGACTAGTAATAATCGTAATTCTATGGGGATTTCTGGTATGGATGAAATTCTCAATGGCGGTTTAATATCAAATCGTGTTTATCTTATCAGAGGTGGTCCCGGTACCGGTAAAACCACTTTGGGTTTACATTTCTTGCTGGAAGGTATTAAAAACGATGAAGATGTTTTATTTGTAACTTTTATTGAACCAGCAGAAAAAATAAAGCAGAATGCAGAGAACTTTGGTTTTGATTTAGATAAAGTTAATTTTTTAGACTTAAATCCAGATGCAGACTTTTTTCAAGAAGGCAAAGATTATGATATACTGGCTTCGGATCAAGTAGAACAAAAACCACTTTTAGAAAAGATCAGTAGAGCAATCGAAAAAATAGAGCCTGATCGGATATTTTTTGATGGGATTACTCAGCTAAAATATCTGGCCACAGATAAATTTAAATTTCGCAAACAATTTCTTTCTCTAATGCAGTTTACTATGAAATTTAATTCAACTATGGTCTTAACTTCAGAAGCCAGTGACAGTAATCCTGATGATGATCTACAGTTCCTGGTAGATGGAGTAATAAATTTAAAATTAGAAGAATCTTCGCTCCATACCATTTCTGTAAGTAAAATGCGAGGTACTTCTATTAAAAAAGGCAAACATTCAATGAAATTCACCGATAAAGGTATAGAAGTTTTTACTAATTTAGAAGGAAATTATATTAAGAAGAGAGTTTCCCAGGAAAAACTTTCTTCAGGAATACCAGAAATAGATAAAATGCTCTTCGGAGGCCTGGAAAGAGGAACTTCTACAATTATTACAGGTCCAACTGGAGCAGGTAAAACAACTCTAGGCGCCCAGTTTATAACTAATAATAGTCAAACAGGTCAATCAATTTTATATACATTTGAAGAACCGGAAGAATCTTTAAAAGAGAGATTGTCTAATATAAATATTCCTGTTAAAGATATGGTTGATAAGAAAGAATTATTTATTAAAGAAATTAATCCGATTAACTATACTTTAAATGAGTTTCTTCAATTAGTTAGAAGAGATATAGAAGAAAATGATATTTCACTATTAATGCTGGATAGTATTACTGGTTTTTATATGTTGCTGGAAGACGAAAAATTTAGCAATACAAATAAGTTACTTTACAATTTATTACAGTATCTAAAAAGCTATAATATTAGTGTAATATTAATTAATGAGGTTAAAGATATAACCGGAGATTTTCGAGTTACTGATAATAAATCAAGCTATTTAAGTGATAATATAATATTTTTAAGACATCTGGAACTGAATGGAGAGTTGCAAAAAGCAATCGGTATTCTAAAAAAGAGAATGAGTGATTTTGAAAATAGATTAAGACAATTTGAAATTACAGGTTCTGGCATTAAAGTAGGAGAACCATTAGAGGGATTAAGAGGGATACTCTCTGGTAACCCGGAATTGATTAATTAAATATAATAACTCAAAATGGAGTGCTGTTAATGCCTAAAAATATAGAACGAAAAAATAAAATCAATTTAGATGATAAAGCTAAAATACTTGTGCTTATGGAGCATGAAGAGAATAAAAAAATACTTCAGAAAATTTTACAGGGAGATTATCAAATTCTTGAAAGTAAAGTAAATGATTTTCCTGAAGAACTTTTTGATCTTATAGTTGTAGATGAAGAGGCTTTGATTAAACACAAGAGAAAATTTATAGAGTTAGTAAAAAAAGAGGAAATACCAAAGATAAATCTTCCAGTTGTTTTAATAACAAATAAAACAATTAAACAGTTAGGCGAAAAAGTTCTTTCCCTTATTGATGAAGTTATTGAGGTGCCTTCCAGGAAGGAATATATAAGATTTACAATAGAGAAACTGCTGAAAATTAGTGGGATAACTTTAAATTTATCTGAAAAAATTTATAGATCACTCTCTCAGGATACACCTATAGGAGTCTGTATTTTAAATGATAATAAAATCAACTATGTCAATTCTACATTTTTAAGCATCTTAGAAAAAAATAAAAATGATGTTTTAGAGAAAAACATTTTAGATATATTTGTTAATGAGAAAATAATTAATTTTTTAGAAAAAAGTTTTGATTATCATGGCAAAAATGATCCTAACTTCAAGCTCCAAAACCTTAGCAAAGACAGGTGGATTAAGGCTACACTTTCACCGGTGAAATTTATTGATAAAGAACTTGATTTGCTAATTATAATGGATATAAGCGAGCATATTTCTGCCCGGGATAGTCTGACCGGTCTTTACAATAGAAAGTTTATTGAAGAGGAAATGAGCAGATATAATGTTAAAAGACAACTTCCCTTAAGTTTAATCATGGCTGATGTAAATGGCCTTAAGATGGTTAATGATACCTATGGTCATGAAATGGGTGATAAATTATTAATCAGGGCTGCTAAATTGCTTGAAGAATCCTGCCGTGAGGAGGATTTAATATCCCGCTGGGGTGGAGATGAATTTGTTGTACTTTTACCTGGAATTGATGAAAAAATAGTGAACAAAATTTATAAAAGAATTAAAGATAATTTCAGAGAAGCAACTTTAGGGGTTAAAGATTTACCTATTTCAATAGCTTTAGGCTTTGCTGTTAAAAAAACCATGGACAAAGACACTCAAGCGTTGCTTGCAGAAGCTGAAGATAAAATGTATGACAATAAAAGAGTTGAAAGTAAAAGTGCTAAAAGTAATATCCTCCAGGCTCTACTGTCTGCTTTAGGGGCAAAGAGCCATGAAACTGAAGACCATGTTAGACGCCTGAAAGAATTGGCTATCAAATTAGGAGAAAAAGTTGGGTTATCAGTATCAGATTTAGACCGATTATCCTTATTGGCCAATTTGCATGACATTGGTAAAACCAAAATACCGGCAGAAATATTAAAAAAAGCAGGAAAATTAGAAGAGTCTGAATGGGAGTTGATTAAAAAACATCCTGAAACTGGAGCTTATATAGCATCTTCTTCAGAAGATTTTTCTCACTTAAGTGAGGAAATACGCTCCCATCATGAAAGATGGGATGGTGATGGTTACCCCAATGGACTGGAAGGGGAAGAAATCCCTTATTTGGCTCGAATTTTATCTATCGTAGATGCCTATGATGTTATGACTGCTGGTAGACCCTATAAAGATCCATTGAGTAAAGAAGAAGCCTTAAAAGAAATCAGAGATTGTGCTGGTAGTCAGTTTGACCCTAATCTAGCAGAAAAATTCGTAGAAATGATATCTGATTGAAACAAAATTATATCATATAAAGCATTTTATAGCCACCAGTTTGGTGGTTTTAATTTTTGCTGGAATTGCAGGAGTTTTCAATATAGTATTTAATTATATCTATAGCTTAATATAACATATATAATTTGAGGTGCTTTTATAATGAAAACAGAAAAAGAAAAAATGTTAGCAGGAGAACTCTATTTATCTGAAGATGATGAATTAGTAGAAGATAGGTCAAGGGCCAAAAACTTATGCCACCAGTATAATAATTTAAATCCAGAATTAAAAGATAAGAAAAAAGCTATTCTTCAAGAATTATTCCAGACTGAGCAGGCTCCATATATTGAACCTGATTTTTATTGTGATTATGGTTATAATATCAAATTAGGAGAAAATTTTTATGCCAACCATAACTGTGTATTTTTAGATGTAAATACCATAACCATAGGAGATAATGTAATGCTTGGACCTGCTGTTCAGATCTATACTGCCACTCACCCTTTAGAAGCAGAAGCAAGAAATTCAGGCCGTGAATTAGGCTTTCCAATTGAGATTGGTGATAATGTCTGGATAGGAGGCGGTGTTGTAATTCAGCCAGGAGTAAAAATTGGCGATAATGCAGTAATCGGTGCCGGAGCAGTCGTCACCAAAGATATCCCGGCTAATGTCTTTGCAGGTGGTAATCCAGCCCGGGTTATTAAAGAAATTGATAATTCCTGATCTTTTAATGAATTAGGATTAGGGATTAATGAAATCAAAAATTTAAAATCAATCTAAATTAGGAGGAAAAGCATGGCTGAAAACTTTAAAAAGATCGATAGTTCATCATCCAAAAGAAAAATGGGATAGAAAAGAAGAATTTCTACCAGAGCAGATTAATGATCTTGTAGAAGAATTTTATCAGAAGAAGGATAAAGACGAGTTTCATGCTGTCGAGGAAAATCATTATGTACTCTTTGGAGAAGGTTAGGAAAAATTTAGTTATTAAATATAGCAACCGGGAGTGATAAATTATGAAATATAGAAAGCTTGGTAAAACCGGGTTTAAAGTATCTGAAGTTTCTTATGGTGGATGGGCTATTGGCGGTTCCTGGGGTCCTGTTGATGACGAACGGAGTAAGGAAGCTTTACAGACAGCTCTTGATAATGGAATTAACTTTTTTGATACTGCTGATGTCTATGGAGACGGCCATAGTGAAAAGTTGATTGGTGAGATGAATCAAAAAACTGATCAAGAAATTTATATTGCTACAAAAGCTGGAAGGCGTTTAGATCCTCATGTTGCTAAGGGTTATAATAGAGAAAATCTGCGCAGGTTTGTAAAGAGGAGCCTGAAAAATTTGCAGTTGGATAAAATTGATCTCTTACAACTTCACTGCCCTCCAGATGAAGTATTTAATGATAAAGAAGTTTTTGAGGCCTTAGATGAGATGGTGGTTGATGGAATGATAGCCAACTATGGTGTCAGTGTTGAAAAAGTTTCTCAGGCTCTAAAAGCCTTAGAATATGATAATTTGGCAACTATACAGATAATTTATAATATGTTCCGACA encodes:
- a CDS encoding DOMON domain-containing protein, coding for MSKIFKRKKLFGLVCVLILVPLIIAGCNNNDANNDDVADEEAEVAQESLLTDDLTYTNLYSSDIGLDIYWEFNEDEDALHMMLESPGSGWLSVGFDATTRMNEAKIIIAGFDGDDNFQLEEHIGTSPTSHEQIDEIYITESTGEREEDSSIAEFIIPLDGDSRYAIEPGETYEVIVAFHSDDDSFMQRHTQRASVEIDF
- a CDS encoding ATPase domain-containing protein, whose amino-acid sequence is MTSNNRNSMGISGMDEILNGGLISNRVYLIRGGPGTGKTTLGLHFLLEGIKNDEDVLFVTFIEPAEKIKQNAENFGFDLDKVNFLDLNPDADFFQEGKDYDILASDQVEQKPLLEKISRAIEKIEPDRIFFDGITQLKYLATDKFKFRKQFLSLMQFTMKFNSTMVLTSEASDSNPDDDLQFLVDGVINLKLEESSLHTISVSKMRGTSIKKGKHSMKFTDKGIEVFTNLEGNYIKKRVSQEKLSSGIPEIDKMLFGGLERGTSTIITGPTGAGKTTLGAQFITNNSQTGQSILYTFEEPEESLKERLSNINIPVKDMVDKKELFIKEINPINYTLNEFLQLVRRDIEENDISLLMLDSITGFYMLLEDEKFSNTNKLLYNLLQYLKSYNISVILINEVKDITGDFRVTDNKSSYLSDNIIFLRHLELNGELQKAIGILKKRMSDFENRLRQFEITGSGIKVGEPLEGLRGILSGNPELIN
- a CDS encoding HD domain-containing phosphohydrolase, whose product is MPKNIERKNKINLDDKAKILVLMEHEENKKILQKILQGDYQILESKVNDFPEELFDLIVVDEEALIKHKRKFIELVKKEEIPKINLPVVLITNKTIKQLGEKVLSLIDEVIEVPSRKEYIRFTIEKLLKISGITLNLSEKIYRSLSQDTPIGVCILNDNKINYVNSTFLSILEKNKNDVLEKNILDIFVNEKIINFLEKSFDYHGKNDPNFKLQNLSKDRWIKATLSPVKFIDKELDLLIIMDISEHISARDSLTGLYNRKFIEEEMSRYNVKRQLPLSLIMADVNGLKMVNDTYGHEMGDKLLIRAAKLLEESCREEDLISRWGGDEFVVLLPGIDEKIVNKIYKRIKDNFREATLGVKDLPISIALGFAVKKTMDKDTQALLAEAEDKMYDNKRVESKSAKSNILQALLSALGAKSHETEDHVRRLKELAIKLGEKVGLSVSDLDRLSLLANLHDIGKTKIPAEILKKAGKLEESEWELIKKHPETGAYIASSSEDFSHLSEEIRSHHERWDGDGYPNGLEGEEIPYLARILSIVDAYDVMTAGRPYKDPLSKEEALKEIRDCAGSQFDPNLAEKFVEMISD
- a CDS encoding sugar O-acetyltransferase — encoded protein: MKTEKEKMLAGELYLSEDDELVEDRSRAKNLCHQYNNLNPELKDKKKAILQELFQTEQAPYIEPDFYCDYGYNIKLGENFYANHNCVFLDVNTITIGDNVMLGPAVQIYTATHPLEAEARNSGRELGFPIEIGDNVWIGGGVVIQPGVKIGDNAVIGAGAVVTKDIPANVFAGGNPARVIKEIDNS
- a CDS encoding aldo/keto reductase, with translation MKYRKLGKTGFKVSEVSYGGWAIGGSWGPVDDERSKEALQTALDNGINFFDTADVYGDGHSEKLIGEMNQKTDQEIYIATKAGRRLDPHVAKGYNRENLRRFVKRSLKNLQLDKIDLLQLHCPPDEVFNDKEVFEALDEMVVDGMIANYGVSVEKVSQALKALEYDNLATIQIIYNMFRHKPADELFDKAKEKNVGIICRVPLASGLLTGKFDKDSTFAEDDHRNFNRDGEAFDKGETFAGVDFKQGLKAVEELRKIKPEGLTMAQFALKWILMNDAVSCVIPGGKKPWQVEDNIAASEAEDLSDEVMDEVDRIYDEYIRDSVHHLW